CTCCTCGTTCGCCCGCTCCACCGCGCCTTCGATGCTGGCGACCTCCAGTGTCATGGAGGCCTCGTAGAGCTCGCGGAAGGTGACCTCGTGCAGGACCAGCGCACGGCTGAGACGGCTTGCGAGCTTGCTGTAGCGCGGCAGACAAGCGTGCAGGCGGCGCGAGGAATCGCGCCGGATCAGCCCGCCCTCCTCCAGCACACGGATGCCCTCACGGATGGTCGAACGGTTGACGCCGAACTGACGGACCAGATCGTGTTCGGTGCCGATGGGATCGCCCGGCTTGAGGCGGCCATTGACGATCTCGCGTTCGATGGCGTCCGCGACCTTCTGATAGGCCGGGGCGACATCGATCGGTCGGAAGAGCGGCGCGACAGGCAAATCGACCTCCAATGGCGATTGTCGGACAAATCATACGCACGGGCGCCTTAAGCGTCAAACTCCGGCTATTCATGAGATCTTGGAGGAAATTGACTCTGTTGGGAGCCCGATCTAGCTTTGTCGGACAAAGGGACAGAATAGTCCCGTGTAAGAGGAAACGTATTCATGAGATTTATCGCAGCACTCGTGTCCGCGGCCGGCTTGCTGTCCGCTGCCCTCATCGCCCCCACCTCCGCCCAGCAGGCACCGCTCAAGATTGGCGTGCTCTCCGACTTCTCCTCTGTCTATTCCGACATCGGCGGCATGGGGAATGTCGAGGCGACCAAAATGGCGATCGAGGACTTCGGCGGCCAGATGTTCGGCAAGCCGATCGAGATGCTCAGTGCCGACGTGCTCAACAAGCCCGACGTCGCCTCCACCATCGCCCGCAAATGGTGGGAGACCGAAGGCGTCGACATGATCATCGACCTGCCGACCTCGGCGACCGCGCTTGCCGTGATGGAGCTGTCGAAGCAGTACGAGAAGATCATGATCGTGACTGACGCGGCGAGCTCCGACATCACCGGAAAGTCGTGCTCGCCCTACACCGCGCACTGGACCTACGACACCTACGCCAACGCCCACACCGTCGGCAGCGCCATCGTCAAGACCGGCGGCGACACCTGGTTCTTCCTCACCGCCGACTACGTGTTCGGTCATTCGGTCGAACGCGATACCGGCGACGTGGTGAAGGCGGCGGGCGGCAAGGTGCTCGGCAGCGTCAAGCATCCGCTCAACACGGCGGATTTCTCCTCGTTCCTGCTCCAGGCGCAGGCCTCAAAGGCCAAGATCATCGGGCTCGCCAACGGCGGCGGCGACACCATCAACGCGATCAAGCAGGCCGGCGAGTTCGGCATCGTCGCCGGCGGCCAGAACCTGGCTGCGATCGTGATGTTCATCTCCGACGTGCACAGCCTCGGCCTCAAGCTCGCGCAGGGGCTGATCGTCACCGAGGCGTATTACTGGGATCTCAACGACAAGACCCGCGCCTTCGGCAAGCGGTTCCTGGAGCGCGTCAAGCGCATGCCGACGATGAACCAGGCCGCGACCTACAGCGCCACGCTGCATTACCTCAAGGCCGTACAGGGTGCGGGCACCCGCGATACCAAGACGGTGATGGCGAAGATGCGCGAGCTGCCGGTACGCGACGCCTTCACCGACAACGGCGTGCTGCGCGAAGACGGCCGCATGGTGCACAGCATGTACCTGTTCCAGGTGAAGAAGCCGGAGGAGTCGAAAGGACCGTGGGATTACTACAAGCTGCTCGCCGAGGTGCCCGCCGACCAGGCGTTCCGGCCTCTGAAGGATGGCGGCTGCCCGCTGGTGAAGTGAGGCGGCCCGGATCGAGCCCCTAGTCATCCGTTCGACAAGCCTCGCTCGTCCGCCTGACAATCTGGGCGGACGAGCGGCTATGACGACGCACGGCCCAAAATAGAGGCAGGACGCTTCCTGCCGCGATCTGATCTGCATCAAGTTGCGGTGCAAAATACCCTGCAATGTTGAGTTGGCCCTTTCGCACGAGTGGCGGGCGGGTATCTCAATAGTGGGCGCCGCCGCACGGCGTTTTGAACAGATGAACTTCACGCCGGGTCGAGTCATCGCCGCGATCGCCGTGCTCGTTGCAGGTGGCGGCTACTATTATTGGCAGCACCGCGATGCCAACACGCTGCCGGCAGGCTTCGCCCGCGGCAACGGCCGCATCGAAGCGGTCGAGATCGACATCGCCACCAAGACGCCGGGGCGGATTCGCGAGATCCTGGTCGGCGAAGGCGACTTCGTCCGCGCGGGTCAGATTCTGGCACGCATGGACACCGAGCAGTTGCAGGCCCAGCGCCGCCAGGCCGATGCGCAGCTCCAGCGCGCGGCGATCAACGTCGAGACCGCGAAGAGCCTGGTGAACCAGCGCGAGGCCGAACGCAAAGCCGCCGAAGCCATGGTCGACCAGCGCATCGCTCAACTCGACAGCACGAGCCGCAAGCTCGATCGCTCCGAACAATTGATCAAGACGAGCGCGGTGTCGCAGCAGGTCCTGGACGACGACCGCTCCTCCAACGCCACCGCGAAGGCGGCGCTCGCCGCGTCCCACGCCCAGGTCGCAGCGTCCGAGGCCGCGATCAGCTCCGCTCGCGCGATGGTGATCGACGCCGGCGCCGCGGTCGACGCCGCCAGGGCCGCGATCGAGAGCATCAATGCCGACCTCAACGACAGCGTGCTGAAGGCGCCGCGCGACGGCCGCGTGCAGTATCGCGTGTCGCAGCCCGGCGAGGTGCTCGCCGCCGGCGGCCGCGTCCTCAACATGGTCGATCTCGGCGACGTCTACATGACGTTCTTCCTGCCGACGGCGGATGCGGGCCGCGTCGCGATCGGCGCCGAGGTTCGCCTCGTGCTCGACGCCATCCCGCAATATGTGATTCCCGCCAAAGCCACCTTCGTCGCCGACGTCGCACAATTCACGCCCAAGACCGTCGAGACCGAGGAGGAACGCCAGAAGCTGATGTTCCGCATCAAGGCGCATA
The nucleotide sequence above comes from Bradyrhizobium sp. NDS-1. Encoded proteins:
- a CDS encoding HlyD family secretion protein, with amino-acid sequence MNFTPGRVIAAIAVLVAGGGYYYWQHRDANTLPAGFARGNGRIEAVEIDIATKTPGRIREILVGEGDFVRAGQILARMDTEQLQAQRRQADAQLQRAAINVETAKSLVNQREAERKAAEAMVDQRIAQLDSTSRKLDRSEQLIKTSAVSQQVLDDDRSSNATAKAALAASHAQVAASEAAISSARAMVIDAGAAVDAARAAIESINADLNDSVLKAPRDGRVQYRVSQPGEVLAAGGRVLNMVDLGDVYMTFFLPTADAGRVAIGAEVRLVLDAIPQYVIPAKATFVADVAQFTPKTVETEEERQKLMFRIKAHIAPDLLRQHIEHVKTGLPGMAYVQLDPAAQWPGNLNIKLTR
- a CDS encoding ABC transporter substrate-binding protein; translation: MRFIAALVSAAGLLSAALIAPTSAQQAPLKIGVLSDFSSVYSDIGGMGNVEATKMAIEDFGGQMFGKPIEMLSADVLNKPDVASTIARKWWETEGVDMIIDLPTSATALAVMELSKQYEKIMIVTDAASSDITGKSCSPYTAHWTYDTYANAHTVGSAIVKTGGDTWFFLTADYVFGHSVERDTGDVVKAAGGKVLGSVKHPLNTADFSSFLLQAQASKAKIIGLANGGGDTINAIKQAGEFGIVAGGQNLAAIVMFISDVHSLGLKLAQGLIVTEAYYWDLNDKTRAFGKRFLERVKRMPTMNQAATYSATLHYLKAVQGAGTRDTKTVMAKMRELPVRDAFTDNGVLREDGRMVHSMYLFQVKKPEESKGPWDYYKLLAEVPADQAFRPLKDGGCPLVK